A region of Reichenbachiella carrageenanivorans DNA encodes the following proteins:
- a CDS encoding GNAT family N-acetyltransferase, protein MDSTPIITTERTNLHSPDTITLAQVRHLDSDPEILKYITGGKTRTKPESEHWLQTRLAEYHKNGFGLMPAYLKSDNSFIGWGGLKKLDNTDHIELGYRLDKPYWGKGLATEVAKGIVDYAKAHLAIDKLVAVTDLDNKASQQVLTKIGFSYLSEAFYYQTHVAYFEMSL, encoded by the coding sequence ATGGACTCCACACCGATAATCACGACCGAAAGAACTAATCTGCACTCGCCTGATACGATTACACTGGCGCAAGTCCGCCACCTGGATTCTGACCCTGAAATCTTAAAATACATAACAGGTGGAAAAACAAGAACCAAACCTGAATCCGAACACTGGCTACAAACTCGACTGGCCGAATACCATAAAAACGGCTTTGGGCTGATGCCAGCCTATCTTAAATCCGACAATTCTTTTATTGGTTGGGGTGGGTTGAAAAAACTGGACAACACAGACCATATAGAACTGGGCTACCGGCTAGACAAACCCTACTGGGGAAAAGGACTGGCCACTGAAGTGGCTAAAGGCATTGTAGACTACGCCAAGGCTCATTTGGCTATCGACAAACTGGTGGCCGTCACAGACCTAGACAATAAGGCCTCTCAGCAGGTACTTACCAAAATTGGTTTTTCATACCTCTCTGAAGCTTTTTATTACCAAACCCATGTGGCCTACTTCGAGATGAGCTTGTAG
- a CDS encoding rhodanese-like domain-containing protein, giving the protein MKNGIIFSMLLCLILACAKKEGSKILSPQQFKNQIVNETETYQILDLRTDEEVAQGMVPTAEQLDYLEEKFDAKLKKLDKNKTYYIYCRSGNRSGKAMALMTELGFEKVYDMQGGMQAWESAGMEIEMPK; this is encoded by the coding sequence ATGAAGAACGGGATTATTTTTTCAATGTTACTCTGTCTCATTTTGGCTTGCGCTAAAAAAGAGGGTTCGAAAATATTGTCGCCTCAGCAATTCAAAAATCAAATTGTTAACGAAACAGAAACTTATCAAATACTGGACCTACGCACTGACGAAGAAGTGGCGCAAGGAATGGTGCCTACGGCCGAACAATTAGATTATTTAGAAGAAAAGTTTGATGCTAAGTTGAAGAAGTTAGACAAAAACAAAACCTATTATATCTATTGTAGATCGGGCAATAGAAGTGGAAAGGCCATGGCGCTTATGACCGAATTGGGGTTTGAGAAAGTATATGACATGCAGGGTGGTATGCAGGCTTGGGAATCGGCTGGGATGGAAATCGAAATGCCTAAATAG